One Acetobacter ghanensis DNA window includes the following coding sequences:
- a CDS encoding tyrosine recombinase XerC, with the protein MTAEDAVQKFLEWMAVEKRASVLTIDAYRGDLARFLAFMTTHLGGLPDMHGLGGITLRDLRAWLAHEQAQAGKMTVRKSSPDQAARTRARRVSALRSFFKYLARREGVENPAVSLLRLPRTKKTLPRPLGREDALAAPEDIASMALTPMEEQRNATLFLLLYGCGLRISEALNLNIADLQTVSGSGVLRIHGKGGKERLVPVLPAVRVALEAWRKRHPAPAPDSPLFVGVRGGRLQPAIAQKAMRTWRISNGLPDHVTPHALRHSFATHLMEGGADLRVIQELLGHASLSTTQRYTLADEAHLLDVWTRAHPRAQMERNTHKKEG; encoded by the coding sequence ATGACGGCCGAAGATGCGGTGCAAAAATTTCTGGAATGGATGGCCGTGGAAAAACGGGCATCCGTTTTGACCATAGATGCCTACCGGGGGGATCTGGCTCGGTTTCTGGCGTTTATGACCACGCATCTGGGCGGTCTGCCGGATATGCACGGGCTTGGCGGTATAACCCTGCGGGATCTCCGGGCATGGCTTGCGCATGAGCAGGCGCAGGCGGGCAAAATGACGGTTAGGAAAAGCTCGCCCGATCAGGCCGCCCGCACCCGTGCGCGGCGTGTTTCCGCCCTGCGGTCGTTCTTTAAATATCTGGCACGGCGGGAGGGGGTGGAGAATCCTGCGGTTTCCCTCCTACGTCTGCCACGCACCAAAAAAACATTGCCCCGCCCGTTGGGGCGGGAGGATGCACTGGCGGCCCCAGAGGATATAGCCAGCATGGCCCTAACCCCCATGGAGGAGCAGCGTAACGCCACGCTCTTTTTGCTGCTGTATGGCTGTGGCCTGCGTATTTCCGAAGCGCTGAACCTGAATATTGCAGACCTGCAAACGGTAAGCGGCAGCGGTGTGCTGCGTATTCATGGCAAAGGGGGGAAGGAGCGGCTGGTGCCTGTTCTGCCGGCCGTGCGCGTGGCGCTGGAAGCATGGCGCAAACGGCACCCGGCCCCCGCACCGGATAGCCCGCTTTTTGTTGGGGTCAGGGGGGGGCGCCTGCAACCTGCCATAGCGCAAAAGGCCATGCGGACATGGCGGATCAGCAACGGGTTGCCCGACCACGTAACGCCCCATGCGCTACGCCATTCCTTTGCAACACACCTTATGGAAGGCGGGGCGGATTTGCGGGTTATTCAGGAACTTCTGGGCCATGCCAGCCTCTCCACCACGCAGCGTTACACGCTGGCGGACGAGGCGCACCTGCTGGATGTCTGGACGCGTGCGCATCCGCGTGCGCAAATGGAGCGCAACACCCATAAAAAAGAAGGTTGA
- the yajC gene encoding preprotein translocase subunit YajC produces the protein MSDFLIPAAYAQTAGGSGGASGLMSFLPFVAVFAIMYFLLIRPQQQRQKQLKTELKALRRGDRVVTAGGIVGVVQRTKEESSEVEVEIAPNVRVMVLRDTISTVLTSSAKPAGD, from the coding sequence ATGTCCGATTTCCTTATTCCTGCTGCTTACGCCCAAACAGCCGGAGGCTCTGGCGGTGCTTCAGGGCTTATGTCCTTTCTGCCGTTTGTTGCTGTTTTCGCCATTATGTATTTCCTGCTCATTCGCCCGCAGCAGCAGCGCCAGAAGCAGCTCAAAACAGAGCTTAAGGCTCTGCGTCGTGGCGACCGGGTTGTAACCGCTGGTGGCATCGTGGGCGTTGTGCAGCGCACCAAGGAAGAGTCGAGCGAAGTTGAAGTGGAAATTGCTCCCAACGTGCGGGTTATGGTCCTGCGGGACACCATTTCCACCGTGCTGACCAGCTCCGCCAAGCCTGCTGGGGACTAA
- a CDS encoding ATP-binding protein has protein sequence MEQTLQPTLERIAAALERLSPPPATLDGVDKADAFVWLPERGRLHPIPHVAHVPVDLLQGVDLQRRILLENTYHFANGLSANNAMLWGARGMGKSSLVKGAHALVNQVDGKPCAPGAGRVALIEIQREDLSTLPLLLGLLRENSRRFILFCDDLSFEKEDRDYKALKSVLDGGIAGRPDNVLFYATSNRRHLMPRDMIENERSTAINPSEATEEKVSLSDRFGLWLGFHACEQDTYADMVKTYAHERNLPISDDALLARANEWSITRGSRSGRVAYQFIEALTAELAAH, from the coding sequence ATGGAGCAGACCCTGCAGCCAACATTAGAGCGTATTGCCGCGGCTCTGGAGCGCCTGTCTCCTCCTCCTGCAACGCTGGACGGTGTGGATAAGGCGGATGCTTTTGTCTGGCTGCCTGAGCGCGGACGCCTGCACCCCATCCCCCATGTGGCGCATGTTCCGGTTGACCTGTTGCAGGGGGTAGACCTGCAACGGCGGATACTGCTGGAGAACACATACCACTTTGCCAACGGCCTGTCCGCCAATAACGCCATGTTGTGGGGCGCACGCGGCATGGGCAAATCCTCGCTGGTTAAGGGGGCACATGCACTGGTCAACCAGGTGGATGGCAAACCCTGCGCACCGGGTGCCGGACGTGTGGCACTGATAGAAATCCAGCGCGAAGATCTGTCCACCCTGCCCCTGCTGCTGGGTCTGCTGCGCGAAAATTCACGCCGGTTTATTCTGTTTTGTGATGACCTGTCCTTCGAGAAGGAAGACCGGGACTACAAAGCCCTCAAATCCGTGCTCGATGGTGGCATTGCGGGACGGCCGGACAATGTTCTGTTCTACGCCACCTCCAACCGCCGCCACCTGATGCCGCGCGATATGATAGAGAACGAACGTTCAACCGCCATCAACCCCTCCGAGGCAACGGAGGAAAAAGTCTCCCTTTCCGACCGGTTTGGCCTGTGGCTTGGCTTCCATGCCTGCGAGCAGGATACCTACGCCGATATGGTCAAGACCTATGCCCACGAACGCAACCTGCCCATAAGCGACGATGCGCTACTGGCCCGCGCCAATGAATGGTCCATCACACGGGGGAGCCGCTCCGGCCGGGTGGCCTACCAGTTCATAGAAGCGCTGACGGCCGAACTGGCTGCTCATTAA
- a CDS encoding aromatic ring-hydroxylating oxygenase subunit alpha: protein MNQTVPPNSDDTSFDAETRSSATDIRRVRSNPDYWYPVAWSRELKPGKTIGTRYAGTPIALVRPVEGSVFALEDRCAHRQVPLSKGVVSGSSVKCCYHGWAYGRSGRCIDVPYLGKGKLPNGVRTFPCREQNGMIFIFPGDPEKADSVPLAPHLAKADNPAYKTRYFGRTVGCHYSFMHENLMDMNHQFMHSKQMGQMKPRFLGQKREPGLVEARYSFARTSGKQPFGEALIFGERRDASEKFQHRDVMTIRTEYPYQTLRIQTGDEDPVMDLWIVYTPQSADELTNRTFGLLSVKRPKIPGILDMAWPLLVAFTERIFAEDREIVELEQNAWRELGGDHNVEVFPVINALRALLVECGIPPASESHA, encoded by the coding sequence ATGAACCAGACTGTACCGCCCAATTCTGACGATACGTCCTTTGATGCTGAGACACGTTCCAGCGCAACAGATATACGCAGGGTACGCTCCAACCCCGACTACTGGTACCCAGTCGCCTGGTCGCGCGAGCTTAAACCCGGCAAGACCATTGGCACCCGCTATGCAGGCACGCCCATAGCACTAGTACGCCCGGTGGAAGGCTCCGTTTTTGCGCTGGAGGACCGTTGCGCCCACCGGCAGGTTCCCCTGAGCAAGGGGGTTGTTTCTGGCAGTTCGGTCAAATGCTGCTACCACGGCTGGGCCTATGGCCGCTCCGGCCGGTGTATTGACGTGCCGTATCTGGGCAAGGGCAAGCTGCCCAACGGGGTGCGCACCTTCCCCTGCCGCGAGCAGAACGGCATGATCTTTATTTTTCCCGGTGATCCGGAAAAAGCCGACAGCGTGCCGCTGGCCCCGCATCTGGCCAAGGCGGATAACCCCGCCTACAAAACTCGCTATTTTGGCCGCACCGTTGGCTGCCACTACAGCTTCATGCATGAAAACCTGATGGATATGAACCACCAGTTCATGCACTCCAAACAGATGGGGCAGATGAAGCCCCGCTTTCTGGGCCAGAAGCGTGAGCCGGGGCTGGTGGAAGCCCGCTACAGCTTTGCCCGCACAAGCGGCAAGCAGCCTTTTGGCGAGGCGCTGATTTTTGGTGAACGCCGCGATGCATCGGAAAAATTCCAGCACCGCGATGTTATGACCATCCGCACGGAATACCCCTACCAGACCCTACGCATCCAGACCGGGGATGAAGACCCAGTGATGGATCTGTGGATTGTGTACACACCCCAGAGTGCTGATGAACTGACCAACAGGACCTTTGGTCTGCTCTCGGTCAAGCGCCCCAAAATTCCCGGTATTCTGGACATGGCATGGCCTCTGCTCGTCGCCTTTACCGAGCGGATTTTTGCCGAAGACCGCGAGATTGTTGAACTGGAACAGAACGCATGGCGCGAACTGGGCGGGGACCACAATGTGGAAGTCTTCCCCGTTATTAACGCGCTAAGGGCTCTGCTGGTCGAATGTGGCATTCCCCCTGCCAGCGAGTCTCATGCCTGA
- the mutT gene encoding 8-oxo-dGTP diphosphatase MutT: protein MPDTGPLLLDAGPCRLRPLHPDDATTLHHLVNDWEVVRMLSRLPFPYPRDLADSWIASTCQMQADGEGYHFAITSPDGVFMGCIGVRIHTLPQVGRVGILGYWIGRPYWGQGIATHAATRMTRWALAHLDITALHATAAQDNPASIRVLEHAGFRHCGTDRQMFTARGTELPVARMEVNRTDLDMTTAPSPPHAPRKLVLVSAAALINAQGHILLARRPEGKSMAGLWEFPGGKVEAGETPEAALIRELHEELGLDMARACLAPFTFASHAYPTFDLLMPLYICRRWQGTPTPREGQKLAWVAPADLRTYAMPEADLPFIPLLQDLL from the coding sequence ATGCCTGACACCGGACCTCTGTTACTGGATGCGGGCCCCTGCCGTTTACGCCCGCTCCACCCGGATGATGCAACCACCCTGCACCACCTTGTCAACGACTGGGAGGTGGTGCGTATGCTCAGCCGCCTGCCTTTTCCCTATCCGCGGGATCTGGCGGACAGTTGGATTGCGTCCACCTGCCAGATGCAAGCAGATGGAGAGGGCTATCATTTTGCCATAACCTCGCCCGATGGTGTTTTTATGGGCTGTATCGGGGTGCGCATTCACACCCTGCCGCAGGTCGGGCGTGTTGGCATACTGGGCTACTGGATAGGCCGCCCTTACTGGGGGCAGGGCATTGCCACCCATGCGGCTACCCGCATGACGCGCTGGGCACTGGCACATCTTGATATTACAGCGCTGCACGCCACCGCCGCACAGGATAACCCAGCTTCCATCCGCGTGCTTGAACATGCGGGTTTCCGCCATTGCGGCACGGACCGGCAGATGTTTACCGCACGAGGGACGGAACTGCCTGTTGCCAGAATGGAAGTAAACCGGACTGATCTGGATATGACCACTGCCCCCTCCCCCCCCCATGCACCGCGCAAGCTTGTGCTGGTCTCCGCCGCAGCGCTGATAAATGCACAGGGCCATATTCTGCTGGCACGGCGGCCAGAGGGCAAAAGCATGGCAGGGCTATGGGAATTCCCCGGTGGTAAGGTTGAAGCGGGCGAAACCCCCGAAGCAGCCCTCATCCGCGAACTACATGAGGAACTGGGGCTGGACATGGCCCGCGCTTGTCTGGCGCCTTTTACGTTTGCCTCGCACGCATACCCGACCTTTGACCTGCTGATGCCGCTATATATCTGCCGCCGCTGGCAGGGCACCCCCACCCCGCGTGAAGGACAGAAACTGGCATGGGTTGCCCCGGCAGACCTGCGGACTTACGCCATGCCGGAGGCTGACCTGCCCTTTATTCCGCTCCTTCAGGATCTATTGTAG